GCATTTGGCGCCTTCATCTCTGCAAGGTAGCGGCGGCTGAAGCGTTTCCAGTGCAAATCCTCAATCGGCATAGACTCTTTCAACAATGCCTCGCTCGGCGCCAGGTTTGGAAACCACACGTCGTAGATATCCTTGCTGGCGTAATCTGCCTTGGCAATGCCGCGCGGCGGCCGACGCACTGTACCGATACGCAAACCTTCGTCTTTTGCCCGTGGCGCACCAAGTCTCACGATTCTGATGCTCATACGCTGCCGCGCCGTTTAATCGATTGCGCCTTCGTGCAGAAGTGCGCAGGGTCGGCTGACAAGCGCCAATCCACCGGAATCCGGCCGGCAGCGCAGCAAATCGACCCTGTAACGAACGGCATTTTCAGCCATCACCGGTACATCGAAATCCCAGGTCGCGCCGGCCGGCAACTTGCCGGTGTGCTCAGCAAAACTGTGGAGGATCTCGCCGCTGCGATCGAGAACATGTACTTCGAGGCTAAGATCGGCGTATGCCCGGCCAGTAAAGTTCTTTAACGTGCCGGTCACAAACCGTGTTCCCAGCTGCTCGACACGGACACCTGCATCCACCAACCGGATGTTGGTCCGCGAACCACTGACACCGACAGCGAGCAAACCCAGTATCAAGGTGCTGGTGATGAACAACGGCAGAAACCATCGGGCAACCGACATTATCACCCCATTATAAAGCCCTTGCGATGCGAAACACCCAGGGCTTTACGACACTGCGAACAAAAGTAGATGTAGCGACGGCCAAACACGCCTTTGAGCTCACGCAGCCAGACCTCGTCAATTTCCTTTTCACAGTGCGGACACAATGGCGCTATGTCATCTTTTTGTTTGAGAACCAGCATCAGACGTGCTGGTCGACCAGGACAGGGTTGCCGTCAGGATCAAACAGCATGAAGGCGCCGGGAC
This genomic stretch from Gammaproteobacteria bacterium harbors:
- a CDS encoding DUF488 family protein, which translates into the protein MSIRIVRLGAPRAKDEGLRIGTVRRPPRGIAKADYASKDIYDVWFPNLAPSEALLKESMPIEDLHWKRFSRRYLAEMKAPNARRDIELLAALSHQTNFSVGCYCQDEQHCHRSLLRNLLERAGARLAP